The genomic DNA TTCCACCTTTTGAAATAATATCTGCTGCAAAATTAATATCTACTTTTTCAATTCAATTATTAACAAGACCTTTATAACCATCTCTTATAATATAAGGCTCTATTCCTTTTGAAACTGCAGTTTTAATAACTGATGCAACAGCTGCATTCATTCCAGGAGCATCTCCTCCTGAAGTTAATACTCCTATTTTTTTTATCATAATAACTTCCTCCATATATAGATTATATACTTTTTAAAAATCTAATTAAATAATAGAAAATGCTATTATTTTCATTTTCAATTATTTATTTTTTCAACATCACAAACTGCAATGTAAGGAAGATTTCTCAATCTTTCATCATAATCTAAACCATAACCAATTACAAATTCATTTGCAATTTCAAAACCAACTCAATCTGATTTAATTGGAACAACTCTACCTTCTTTTTTATCTAAAAGAGTCACTATTTTGACTTCCTTAGCACCTTTAAAAGAAATATACTTTTTAATATAATTTAGTGTTATTCCTGAATCAATTATGTCTTCAATTATTAAAACATGCTTATCTTTAATTGATAAATTTAAATCTAAATTAATCTTTGGTTCTCCACTAGTTTTTGTTCCACCCATATATGATGAAACAACCATATACTCTGTTTGACACTCATGATTAAAATGCTTAATAAAATTTGCCATAAAAGGAACACAACCTTTTAATAGTCCTACAATTATAACTGTATTATCCTTTACATTTTGTTTTCTATAATAACTTTCAATTTCTGTTGCCAATTCACTAGTTCTTTTGTCAATCTCTTCTTGATTAAATAAAATCTTTTTGACTAAAGGATGTGTTTTCATTGATACCCCCACTTATTTATATTGTAATTATATACTACTTAATTGAGTTCAAATAGGTTTCTAAAATTAATTTAGCTGCTAATTGGTCTTTATTTTCTTTTTGTTTTTTTCTACTAAAATCAGCTGAGATCATTATTTGTTTTGCCAGTCTTGTAGTTAATCTCTCATCGACTCTTTTAATTTGTTCTTCATTCACAATTTTTTGTTCTAAAAAAATTTCAATAAATTGTTCCACCATTTCAACTCTTTCACCAGAAGAGCCATTCATATTTTTAGGATAACCTATAACTATTTCTTCAAAACCTTCCTTATTTAAAAAAATACTTAATTTAGTAACTGCCTCTAAAAAGTTATACTCTTGAAATCTAATTGTTTCTTTTGGATTTGAGAAATAGCCTTCACTTGTTGCAATACCAATTGTTTTACTCCCAATATCTAATCCGATATATTTAGCCATAATTATTTTTTCCTTTCATAAATTTTTTTTACTATTATTTTTGATAAGAAATAATAAATACTTACCAATAAAATAGAAAATAGAACATCTGTTAAAAAATGCTTTGACATTAATACTCTTGAAATACCTGTAAGTAATATTAAAGAAACTATGGAAATAGTAAAAATTATTTTTGAAACCCTTTTATTATCTAAAAAATAAATTAGACTTAACATTGCTCCTGCTGCTGCTGTATGACCAGAAGGAAAACTACTTCCTCTTACTTTTGAAAAATTTATTTGCAATAGTCATTGAAAATTTTCTTCCTCTATTAATACAT from Spiroplasma endosymbiont of Cantharis nigra includes the following:
- the hpt gene encoding hypoxanthine phosphoribosyltransferase, translated to MKTHPLVKKILFNQEEIDKRTSELATEIESYYRKQNVKDNTVIIVGLLKGCVPFMANFIKHFNHECQTEYMVVSSYMGGTKTSGEPKINLDLNLSIKDKHVLIIEDIIDSGITLNYIKKYISFKGAKEVKIVTLLDKKEGRVVPIKSDWVGFEIANEFVIGYGLDYDERLRNLPYIAVCDVEKINNWKWK
- the ruvX gene encoding Holliday junction resolvase RuvX; its protein translation is MAKYIGLDIGSKTIGIATSEGYFSNPKETIRFQEYNFLEAVTKLSIFLNKEGFEEIVIGYPKNMNGSSGERVEMVEQFIEIFLEQKIVNEEQIKRVDERLTTRLAKQIMISADFSRKKQKENKDQLAAKLILETYLNSIK